In the genome of Acidimicrobiia bacterium, one region contains:
- a CDS encoding cation transporter, whose product MEHPPNPNPPHGHAEPEHPGLTHWLRHIVAHEHDHGSAHGARRDTSVEGIRATKVSLVGLGATAAFQAVIVIFSGSVALLSDTVHNLADALTAIPLWIAFSLARRRPTRRYTYGFHRAEDAAGLLIVFAIGASAALIIWESAGRLFEPRLIDNIPWVIAAGIIGAAGNELVARYRIRVGRSIGSEALIADGQHARTDALTSLAVVAAGIGAALGAVWVDPVAGLVVAALILWLLGRSARAMTRRLLDGVEPELVDKTEAVILAVDGVRDLADLKVRWQGHQLHVSASIAVDSDLSVAAGHNTAHTIEHELHHAFEFPVATVIHIDPYGLSESHQLTDHHRE is encoded by the coding sequence ATGGAACACCCCCCGAATCCGAACCCGCCACACGGTCATGCTGAGCCTGAGCATCCCGGGTTGACTCATTGGCTTCGCCACATCGTCGCCCATGAACACGATCACGGTTCGGCTCACGGTGCGCGGCGTGACACCAGCGTCGAGGGGATCCGAGCCACCAAGGTTTCCTTGGTAGGCCTTGGAGCGACCGCTGCTTTCCAGGCGGTGATCGTCATCTTCTCCGGCTCGGTCGCTCTGCTATCTGACACGGTGCATAACCTGGCCGATGCCCTCACCGCCATCCCCCTGTGGATCGCTTTTTCACTGGCCCGCCGCCGACCCACCCGCAGGTACACCTACGGATTCCACCGGGCAGAAGACGCCGCAGGCCTTCTCATTGTGTTCGCTATCGGAGCCTCCGCCGCGCTCATTATTTGGGAATCGGCCGGCAGGCTGTTCGAACCTCGCCTCATCGACAACATTCCCTGGGTGATCGCTGCCGGCATCATCGGCGCCGCCGGCAACGAACTGGTAGCTCGCTATCGGATCCGGGTAGGCCGTTCGATCGGCTCCGAAGCACTGATCGCCGACGGCCAACACGCCCGCACCGACGCCCTGACCTCCCTCGCAGTCGTCGCCGCCGGGATCGGCGCCGCCCTGGGGGCGGTATGGGTCGACCCCGTCGCCGGCCTGGTGGTCGCCGCCCTCATCCTGTGGCTACTCGGCCGATCCGCCCGCGCCATGACCCGGAGACTCCTCGACGGAGTCGAACCTGAACTGGTCGACAAGACCGAGGCGGTTATCCTGGCGGTCGACGGAGTCCGAGACCTAGCCGATCTGAAAGTCCGCTGGCAAGGCCACCAACTCCACGTCTCCGCGTCCATTGCCGTCGACTCCGACCTGTCGGTTGCCGCCGGACACAACACCGCCCATACCATCGAACACGAACTCCACCATGCCTTCGAGTTTCCGGTCGCCACCGTCATCCACATCGACCCATACGGTCTATCCGAGAGCCACCAACTGACAGACCACCATCGGGAATAG